The following DNA comes from Chitinophagales bacterium.
CACAAAATTTAACTTATACATTTAATCAACCCGGCTCATATACCGTACAGCTTGATGGTTATACTGCAAATGGGTGTTTTTCTACAGACATACAAACCATAACTGTAGGCGTAAGTTCTCTTTCTGCTAATCCTACTTATACTATTATTACTGAAAACTGCCAAGGTGCTACTGTAGATTTAATTGCCAACCCAACAGGTGGTACTCCGCCATATTCTTACCAATGGACATGGTATGACTTTGGTGCTTCAACCATTGAAAACCCAACAGGGCAATACATTATTAATAGTGCAGACTCATTGGTATATTTAACTATAACTGACGCTAACGGCTGTTCTTTTAATACTTTTTTAGTTATACCTAATAGTGGAAACAATATTTTTGCTTCTTTAAATGCAACTCCAAGCACATCTTGTGGCAATAATTGCGATGGAAGCATAAATGTAGTAGCTACAGGGGGGCAGGGGCCATACACTTTTGAGCTTAATAATGGAAACACCATTAATGGCAATCAAGCAGATTTTACTAACCTATGCGAAGGATATTATAGTGTAACTGTCTATGACCAAATGCAATGTAGCCAAACATATAATGCTTATGTTCCGGGCGATTCGTTAAATCAATTATATTTAGATGCCGTAGGTAATAATGGAAGTATTTGTACAGGCTCTACGGCTTGCCAAGGTTCTATAGAAGCTTATGCTTTTGGTGGTACACCTCCATATCAATATTCTTTAGATGGCGGTATTACTAATCAATCATCTTCTACGTTTAGTGGTTTGTGTCCAGATGCTTATGTAGTACAAGTAACAGATGCTAACGCTTGTGTTAGTATTTATACCGTACTTATTAGTACTCCAGATTCTATTTCTGTAGTTCGTGAAGAATATTATGCCGATTGCCAAAACGATACTATTAATCAAGGGTCATCTTCTTTTATTGGCGTAAATCCACAAGGGGGTTCGGGTAGTTATACCTATACTTGGAGCGATGGCTCTACCCAAAGTTATATTCTAAACCCTACCCCAGGCACTACTTATACGGTAGCCATAAGCGATGGAAGTGGGTGCACCGTGTCAGAAACGTTTAATGTACCTACTACTAATTGCTATACTATAAGCGGACATGTTTATGTAGATGTAAATAATAACTGTGTTTTTGACAGTACTGATTATCCTGTAAATTGTTTTGTAGATTTAACAGCTACTGCCGGAGGTCCTTGGCTATGGATTTATGACTATACCGATGCCAATGGATATTATGAAATTTCTACTACCGCAGGCACTTATTATTTTGACATAAACGGATACTATGTAAACAACTATACTTTATTGTGTCCTAATGCAAACTATAATGTTACACTTGATTCAAGCAATGCCTCTGTAACGGTAGATTTCTTTTTACAAACACCGCCACCGGTTCAAGATTTAAGTATAAGTATGTATCCGCTTTATACGCCTACTCCGGGTTTTGCTTATAAAACAAAAGTTAAATACTGCAATGATGGAACCATACCTATGAGTGGCAATGTAGAAGTAACTTACGATAACAATTTAATTTGGACATCAAGTGGTTCTGCTTCTGCTAATGGTTGGTCGCTTTATAACTATCCTTTGCCAGACAACCATAATGCAAGCAGTAATGTTTTAACCTACAATTTTAGCAATTTAACGCCAGGACAATGTAATTATATAACCATTACTTATGAAACAGACCCCAATGCAGGCTTAATGCCGGGCGACCCAATTAATATGGACGCAGTAGTAAATCCAATACCTGGAGATGTAACGCCAAATAACAATGTGGCTTACTATCAAGATAGTGTTACCAGCTCTTGGGATCCTAATGATAAAGCTGTTTATCCCGTAGGAGATATAACTGTAGATGACAACGACCATGATTATCATATCCGTTTCCAAAACGAAGGAAATGCCAATGCGTGGAAAGTAGTAGTAAGAGATACTTTAGATGAAAACTTGAATGTAAGAACAATAAGAGATGTAAGTGCCTCTCATCATTATGAAATAAGCATAGAAGATGATAATATTTTAGTGTTTACTTTTAATAATATTCAGTTGCCACCTAAAAGCGTAGATGAAGAAGGAAGCCAAGGTTTTGTTTCTTTCCGTATTTCGCAATTAGAAAATTTGCCTGTAGGCACTAAAATTGAAAATACTGCTGCTATTTATTTTGATTTTAATCCGGCTATTATTACCAATACCGTAGTAAACACTATAGTAGAAAAAGTAAGTGCTATAAGTGATATAGCTGTGCTAAATAAGGTAAAAGTTTATCCTAATCCTTCTAATGGAACATTCTTTATAGAATTGGAGAACAGTTTAGATGTTTTATCTATTGAAACATACAATTTAGTGGGGACTAAAATTTTATCTATAAAACCAACTAACTCAAAAACGCAATTAGATTTAAGTATGTTTGCCGATGGCGTTTATTTCTTAAATGTAAATACCGCTCAAGGTAAAGCTGTATATAAATTGATAAAAAACCAGTAAATAATTATATCTATCCTTTTTTCGTTTGTAAAAGTGCTAAGCTTCGGTTTAGCACTTTTTTTTTTATTTTTACCTTATGAAAGATGTTTTTAAAGCCGTAGAAAAATATATTCCTCAAACGGATGAAATTAACGCCACAGTTTCGGCAAAAACTGTAGGTTGGCAACTTGACCATATACTAAATGTAGTAATTGTAGTAAGTGAAGATATACAGCAATCTAATCCTTCAGATTATAAAGCTAAGTTTAACTACATTAAATCTTTAATTTTATTAACGGGCTATATTCCCCGAGGGAAAGGAAAAGCACCTAAAACAACCCGAGGAGCAGAAGAAAAATATGCTACCGATTTTTTAGCAGAAAAATTAAACAAAGCAAAAGACGCTTTTAATGCCATAGAAAAACTTCCTGCCGATTTTTATTTTAATCATCCCCTTTTTGGACACATGAAAAGAGATACCACCAAAAAGTTTTTAAAAATCCATAGCAAACACCATCTAAAAATTATTGAGGATATTTTGGAATAGTTTTTTACCTAATTAAAGTAACATTTCCTTTTTTCCGACTTCTGCCTTGGGACACCCAAGTCATAAGCCGAATAAACATATAGTATTATTTTAAAGATACTGAAATAAAAATAGGAGCTTAATTTAAGCTCCTATTTTTATTGATTGCTAAACAATGTTTAGTTAAAATACCCTTGAAAAGTTTGGTAAGAAACACCATTAATCATTGGGTCTGCGGCTTCGTTTCCGCAACTTAATCCCGATGCTTCTTCTTGTATATTCTGTACTCTATTATCCGGATTTGGGTGAGTACTTAAAAACTGAGGTGGTTGAGTTCCTCCTTCAGCTTCTATTTTTATAAAGAAATTAGCTGCACCATCTGCTTCAAAATCTGTAGGGCATAAATATTCTACTGAACTTTTATCTGCTTCTGTTTCATCGCTTCTGCTAAATGCTAAAGTAGTTAAGTTAGCTACCATTTGAGTCCCTAATTGCACCAAAGCACTTGAATTTTCATCTACAAAAGCACTTATTAGCAAACTAATTCCCATTTGTTTTTGTATTTGAGACATAGAGTGTCTATGATCGGCATGCCCTATTTCGTGTCCCATTACGCCTGCTAATGAAGATGCATCTTCTAAATAATTAATTAAACCTGTGTAAACATAAATATAACCGCCTGGCGTACAAAAAGCATTTAAAGTACTCGGGTCATCTATAATGTAAAGATTCCAATCAAAATCATCTTTGTGCTTTACTTCTCCACCATTTAAAATCATAGTTTTCATTTCTTCTAAATAGGCATAAGCCGCTTGATTGGAGTTCCTGTCTAAAACAGGATAAGTTGCTGGATCGGCAGCTATTTGAGCCGCAGTTTCTGCTCCAAGGGTTTTGTCATCTTCTAAAGAATATAAGAAAACACCATCGCTATTTTTACACCCTGCTAAAAATAATACAACAGGGAATATTAGTATCATAAATTTTTTCATACTTAAAATAATTTGTTTTTTTAATTAGTTTAAAACTTTAATCAATAATCGTGCCTTAGTTTAAAATAAACGCACAGCACCCATTACAAAGATAACAGTAATTATAGTTACTACTATTAATTTTCCTGCTGTTCCGGCCAAAAAACCCACTAAACTACCCCATGCAGAAGCTAAAGCAGTTTTATTGTCTGCTCCGGCAAAATATTTTTCGCCTATATATGCTCCAAAAAATGGACCTAATATAATGGCTAAAATTCCTATGCCACTTGTAAAAATAGAAATTAAAAACCCGACTATTAAACCTACTGTGCTTCCTCTAACTCCGGCTTTAGAGCCACCATATTTTTTTGTTCCCAATACAGGAATTACAAAATCTAAAATAGAAATACCAATAGTAAGTACCGCTACTATTGTTAGACTAACCCAGCTATATTTTTCGCCATGAGGAAGTGCAATGTGTACTAACAAAACAGCC
Coding sequences within:
- a CDS encoding M48 family metalloprotease — protein: MKKFMILIFPVVLFLAGCKNSDGVFLYSLEDDKTLGAETAAQIAADPATYPVLDRNSNQAAYAYLEEMKTMILNGGEVKHKDDFDWNLYIIDDPSTLNAFCTPGGYIYVYTGLINYLEDASSLAGVMGHEIGHADHRHSMSQIQKQMGISLLISAFVDENSSALVQLGTQMVANLTTLAFSRSDETEADKSSVEYLCPTDFEADGAANFFIKIEAEGGTQPPQFLSTHPNPDNRVQNIQEEASGLSCGNEAADPMINGVSYQTFQGYFN
- a CDS encoding T9SS type A sorting domain-containing protein — its product is MKTLKLLFILFIGFFSFKPAHAQLDASFYYADSCFTGPGFIQFVANNCNYDNYFFEFGDGNTYSSSSCGTDYQYANPGSYDVILTVTSAGQIASDTQTIQVLPPNQVFFTHNGGGGCSVPQTFTFNGVETSPNNPIIDWYWMVDNQFVGSTQNLTYTFNQPGSYTVQLDGYTANGCFSTDIQTITVGVSSLSANPTYTIITENCQGATVDLIANPTGGTPPYSYQWTWYDFGASTIENPTGQYIINSADSLVYLTITDANGCSFNTFLVIPNSGNNIFASLNATPSTSCGNNCDGSINVVATGGQGPYTFELNNGNTINGNQADFTNLCEGYYSVTVYDQMQCSQTYNAYVPGDSLNQLYLDAVGNNGSICTGSTACQGSIEAYAFGGTPPYQYSLDGGITNQSSSTFSGLCPDAYVVQVTDANACVSIYTVLISTPDSISVVREEYYADCQNDTINQGSSSFIGVNPQGGSGSYTYTWSDGSTQSYILNPTPGTTYTVAISDGSGCTVSETFNVPTTNCYTISGHVYVDVNNNCVFDSTDYPVNCFVDLTATAGGPWLWIYDYTDANGYYEISTTAGTYYFDINGYYVNNYTLLCPNANYNVTLDSSNASVTVDFFLQTPPPVQDLSISMYPLYTPTPGFAYKTKVKYCNDGTIPMSGNVEVTYDNNLIWTSSGSASANGWSLYNYPLPDNHNASSNVLTYNFSNLTPGQCNYITITYETDPNAGLMPGDPINMDAVVNPIPGDVTPNNNVAYYQDSVTSSWDPNDKAVYPVGDITVDDNDHDYHIRFQNEGNANAWKVVVRDTLDENLNVRTIRDVSASHHYEISIEDDNILVFTFNNIQLPPKSVDEEGSQGFVSFRISQLENLPVGTKIENTAAIYFDFNPAIITNTVVNTIVEKVSAISDIAVLNKVKVYPNPSNGTFFIELENSLDVLSIETYNLVGTKILSIKPTNSKTQLDLSMFADGVYFLNVNTAQGKAVYKLIKNQ
- a CDS encoding DUF1569 domain-containing protein; amino-acid sequence: MKDVFKAVEKYIPQTDEINATVSAKTVGWQLDHILNVVIVVSEDIQQSNPSDYKAKFNYIKSLILLTGYIPRGKGKAPKTTRGAEEKYATDFLAEKLNKAKDAFNAIEKLPADFYFNHPLFGHMKRDTTKKFLKIHSKHHLKIIEDILE
- a CDS encoding DUF456 domain-containing protein, with the protein product MESTVLEILGQWGVLLIGIIFIIIAYAGSILPALPGVPFAALAVLLVHIALPHGEKYSWVSLTIVAVLTIGISILDFVIPVLGTKKYGGSKAGVRGSTVGLIVGFLISIFTSGIGILAIILGPFFGAYIGEKYFAGADNKTALASAWGSLVGFLAGTAGKLIVVTIITVIFVMGAVRLF